Below is a genomic region from Alphaproteobacteria bacterium SS10.
GAGCCGGTCGGCTACCCACTCGACGACCCAGGGCCAAACGCCCTTCTGGTCGGCAACACGCCATCCGAAAACCAGATTGAGCTGCACAAATCACTCGGCGCTGCTGAGGGGTATGTGGGCGTTATCAACTTTATGGGTTCTGCCTTGATGGCAGATTTCAACGCCCTGGCCCCGGTGGTTGAAGAGCTGTCCGAGCGCGGCTTGATGTTCATCGACAACAACTCAGCGATCAACTCCGTCGCACCAGAGGTAACCGCCCGGTACCCATTGCCATTCGCCCGCGCCAACCGGCTGGTTGATAGCCTACCAACGGCCGCGGATATTGATGAGCAACTGGCCAATCTCGAAGCCCTGGCCAAGATCCGGGGTGAGGCTGTCGGCCTGATCCAGCCCTATCCGGTCACCTATCAACGGTTGGAAGAGTGGATCCCAGAGCTACGGTCTCGCGGTATCGACTTGGTCCCGGTTAGCGCCATTGCCAGCTTCCGCCAGGGTGCTGAGGACGATGCTGAAGCCGCACAGCAGGCCGAAGCACCGGCCGTCGACGCCAATACCGACACCGCCAACAGCGATGGCTGATCAGCCACGTGATCTAAGCCAGCACCGACCTTGCGTCGGCGTGATGCTGACCAATGCCGACGGCCTCATTTTTATTGGTGAGCGGAGTGATGCACCCGGCGCCTGGCAAATGCCCCAGGGTGGCATCGATAAGGGCGAAGATGTGGTGAGCGCGGCCCTTAGAGAGCTTAAAGAAGAGACCGGAACGGATAAGGCCGAGGTGCTGCGGGTTACTGGCGGCTGGCTTGCCTATGACTTCCCACCGAACCATGGGTTAGGCAAATGGGTGGGGCAAAAGCAGCGTTGGGTCCTGGCCCGATTTACCGGTGAGGATAGCGACATCGACCTTACCGCCGATGACCATCAGGAATTCATCACCTGGCGCTGGGCAACAGCTGAAGAAGTGCTGTCCC
It encodes:
- a CDS encoding RNA pyrophosphohydrolase; this encodes MADQPRDLSQHRPCVGVMLTNADGLIFIGERSDAPGAWQMPQGGIDKGEDVVSAALRELKEETGTDKAEVLRVTGGWLAYDFPPNHGLGKWVGQKQRWVLARFTGEDSDIDLTADDHQEFITWRWATAEEVLSLIVEFKRPVYEAAIAELLG